A DNA window from Solanum lycopersicum chromosome 3, SLM_r2.1 contains the following coding sequences:
- the LOC101256863 gene encoding DNA-(apurinic or apyrimidinic site) endonuclease — protein MKRFFQPIEKDGSFKKPTISSVSEKDGEQTTTETISESGGDNKKEPKKFLTWNANSLLLRIKNNWTEFTKFIENLDPDVIAIQEVRMPAAGSKGAPKNPRELKDDTSASREEKLVVTRALSSPPFKNYNVWWSLSDSKYAGTALFIKKCFQPKKVSFSLDAKGSKHEPDGRVILAEFETFRILNTYVPNNGWKEEESSFPRRRKWDKRMLEFVLATSDKPLIWCGDLNVSHEDIDVSHPEFFSAAKLNGYTPPNKEDCGQPGFTLAERTRFGAILKEGKLVDAYRFLHKDTDMECGFSWSGNPVGKYRGKRMRIDYFVVSDKMKDRIVSCEMHGRGIELDGFYGSDHCPVSLELSVKDDADTKQG, from the exons ATGAAAAGATTTTTCCAACCAATTGAAAAAGATGGATCTTTTAAGAAACCCACTATTTCTTCTGTATCGGAGAAAGATGGAGAACAAACAACAACAGAAACGATATCTGAAAGTGGTGGTGACAACAAGAAAGAGCCAAAAAAGTTTTTGACATGGAATGCTAATAGCCTTCTTCTTAGAATCAAGAACAACTGGACAGAGTTCACCAAGTTCATTGAGAATCTTGACCCTGATGTCATTGCCATACAG GAAGTAAGAATGCCAGCTGCTGGTTCCAAAGGCGCACCTAAGAACCCAAGAGAGTTAAAAGATGATACCAGCGCTTCACGTGAAGAAAAACTG GTGGTGACACGAGCTTTATCAAGTCCacctttcaaaaattataatgttTGGTGGTCTCTTTCTGACTCAAAATATGCTGGAACTGCATTATTCATCAAGAAGTGTTTTCAACCAAAGAAGGTTTCCTTTTCACTTGATGCAAAAG GTTCTAAGCATGAACCAGATGGTCGAGTTATTTTGGCTGAATTTGAGACATTTCGAATATTAAACACATACGTGCCAAACAATGGGTGGAAAGAAGAGGAATCTTCATTTCCGAGGAGAAGAAAATGGGATAAAAGAATGCTAGAGTTTGTTCTCGCAACTTCAGATAAACCTCTTATTTGGTGTGGTGATCTTAATGTAAG TCATGAGGATATTGATGTAAGTCATCCAGAATTTTTCAGTGCAGCCAAGCTCAATGGATACACTCCACCAAACAAAGAG GATTGTGGTCAACCTGGGTTTACCCTGGCTGAAAGGACGAGGTTTGGTGCCATATTAAAAGA AGGAAAGCTAGTGGATGCATATCGATTTCTTCACAAGGACACGGACATGGAATGTGGCTTCTCGTGGTCGGGAAATCCTGTTGGGAA GTATCGCGGGAAAAGGATGAGAATAGATTACTTTGTTGTATCTGATAAAATGAAAGACAGGATTGTTTCATGCGAGATGCATGGACGAGGGATCGAATTGGATG GTTTCTATGGGAGTGACCATTGTCCAGTATCCCTTGAACTCTCTGTGAAGGATGATGCAGATACCAAACAAGGTTGA
- the LOC101257160 gene encoding CBBY-like protein — MALRVVSSSPAIFSSQRRAASVLPSTLTLPNTNSSLLSSSSPISSIDRTKSVVTLRSKTSRRSGVVTCSASVLPKALLFDCDGVLVDTEKDGHRISFNDTFSEKELGVTWDVDLYGELLKIGGGKERMTAYFNKVGWPENAPKTEEERKEFIAGLHKRKTELFMVLIEKKLLPLRPGVEKLIDQALGNGVKVAVCSTSNEKAVSAIVSCLLGPERAEQIQIFAGDVVPRKKPDPAIYLLAAGTLAVDPSSCVVVEDSGIGLAAAKAAGMTCIVTKSGYTAEENFSNADAVFDCIGDPPEERFDLAFCGSLLEKQYVS; from the exons ATGGCGTTGAGAGTTGTCTCTTCTTCTCCGGCCATTTTTTCATCACAAAGAAGAGCTGCTTCAGTTCTACCATCAACACTCACATTACCCAATACCAACAGCTCCCTGTTATCGTCATCATCACCCATTTCTTCAATTGACAGAACAAAATCAGTTGTTACTCTCCGTAGCAAGACGAGTAGGCGTAGTGGAGTAGTGACATGTTCTGCTTCGGTCCTCCCAAAGGCACTGCTATTCGACTGCGATGGCGTACTTGTCGATACTGAAAAAGATGGTCATCGTATTTCTTTCAATGATACCTTTTCTGAG AAGGAATTGGGTGTAACTTGGGATGTTGATTTGTATGGAGAATTACTCAAAATTGGAGGTGGAAAAGAAAG GATGACAGCCTACTTTAACAAAGTAGGTTGGCCAGAAAATGCACCAAAAactgaagaagaaagaaaggagttTATTGCAGGACTTCACAAGCGAAAGACCGAATTATTCATGGTTCTCATTGAGAAGAAATTGCTACCACTTCGGCCAGGTGTTGAAAA GTTGATTGATCAGGCTCTGGGTAATGGAGTTAAAGTTGCAGTATGCAGCACTTCCAATGAAAAGGCG GTCTCAGCCATAGTCTCGTGCTTGTTGGGACCAGAGCGAGCAGAACAGATCCAGATATTTGCAGGTGATGTGGTTCCTCGAAAGAAGCCTGATCCG GCCATTTATCTGTTAGCAGCCGGAACCCTTGCGGTTGATCCTTCAAG TTGTGTTGTCGTAGAAGATAGTGGCATAGGTCTTGCAGCTGCCAAAGCAGCTGGAATGACGTGCATTGTGACCAAGAGTGG GTACACAGCAGAAGAGAATTTCTCAAATGCAGATGCAGTTTTTGATTGCATTGGAGATCCTCCTGAGGAACGGTTTGACTTGGCATTTTGCGGAAGCCTTCTTGAGAAACAATATGTGAGTTAG
- the LOC101256578 gene encoding uncharacterized protein codes for MIHAGMKIDLQKLPFALKPFLLSLLLSLSLLAFLSFQTTPHSLSLPPDLRIRPGYSSYDAYINRQLNKTLNPKLRKIWTTRDWDRKVRVFSEFFDDLKLRGFLSNDSKALCVGARVGQEVAALKRVGVNDSIGIDLVPYPPLVIRGDFHRQSFNDRSFDLEFSNVFDHALYPWKFVGEIERTLKPGGICVLHVSLSRRADKYSANDLYSVDPLKELFKVSELVEVRGIDGFGLDTEAVFRKKTK; via the coding sequence ATGATTCATGCAGGCATGAAGATCGATCTCCAGAAACTACCCTTCGCTCTCAAGCCTTTTCTCCTTTcccttcttctttctctttcctTATTAGCATTCCTTTCCTTTCAAACTACACCTCACTCTCTATCACTTCCACCGGACCTCCGAATTCGACCCGGATATTCATCCTACGATGCATACATCAATCGTCAGCTCAACAAAACGCTAAACCCGAAACTCCGAAAAATCTGGACGACCCGAGATTGGGACCGAAAGGTTCGGGTTTTCTCCGAATTCTTCGACGATTTGAAACTTCGAGGTTTCTTATCTAACGATTCAAAAGCGCTTTGCGTCGGGGCACGGGTCGGGCAGGAAGTAGCGGCGTTGAAACGGGTTGGAGTGAACGATTCAATCGGTATTGATCTAGTGCCGTATCCTCCGTTAGTAATCAGAGGTGATTTTCATCGTCAGTCGTTTAACGATCGGAGTTTTGACTTAGAATTCTCTAATGTATTTGATCATGCACTTTATCCATGGAAGTTCGTCGGAGAAATTGAACGGACGTTGAAGCCCGGCGGAATTTGTGTGTTACACGTGTCGTTATCTAGACGGGCTGATAAATATTCAGCTAATGATTTGTACAGTGTGGACCCACTTAAGGAATTGTTCAAAGTGTCTGAGCTGGTTGAGGTGAGAGGCATTGATGGGTTTGGGTTGGATACGGAAGCGGTTTTTAGGAAGAAGACGAAATAG